A single region of the Pygocentrus nattereri isolate fPygNat1 chromosome 27, fPygNat1.pri, whole genome shotgun sequence genome encodes:
- the rpa3 gene encoding replication protein A 14 kDa subunit: MTGVFESPKSRINAAMVSQFVNKPVCFVGRVEKVHPTGKSFTLSDGEGKTISVELNEPLDEELSGIVEVVGMVSNKGTVMATTYSMFRDEKGIQFDLDLYNEALKVLQDFPQHYPFGSSSG, from the exons ATGACGGGCGTGTTCGAGTCCCCGAAGAGCAGAATTAACGCGGCGATGGTTTCGCAGTTCGTCAACAAGCCGGTGTGCTTCGTAGGACGAGTGGAGAAG GTTCATCCAACGGGAAAGTCGTTCACGTTGTCAGACGGAGAGGGGAAGACGATATCAGTGGAACTTAATGAACCT CTGGACGAGGAGTTGAGTGGAATTGTTGAAGTTGTTGGCATGGTGTCCAACAAAGGAACAGTCATGGCTACGACATACAGCATGTTCAGAGATGAGAAAGGGATTCAGTTTG ACTTGGACCTGTACAACGAGGCCCTCAAAGTTCTTCAGGACTTCCCTCAGCATTACCCTTTTGGATCCTCTAGTGGTTAA